TAcacattacatattaaaatataaatcaaatattatttgtagtcTTTTATTAACACtattataaaagtatgtatgtaaaaagaatcgattcaataaatattgtgtttgcCGTCAACATTTTGGATGGGCGGATGACAGCAAAATAACGCGAGAACCACTTGACAaaataagctgtttttttttaattgtcagGAAGCGATTAACTAAGAATTCTATTGAAGGCCAAAAATTCTTTAATgttttacaatgtttttaatttctcCCATAGTAAAATATCAATGTGATATGAACGAATCAGAGCCATCTGTGATTATCTGCAAAAACtactacagattttttttaatttgtccaTTTAGTAATATTGTCCAACGTGCTTattctttttaagtttatatgtaACTAGCTCTAACCTATATATTGTTTAAGTGTTAAGttgtacaaaaattttgaaagattatattttattcacttttGGATCTCTATTGTCAACATACtgagtataatttttatttagtagtttAAGCACGTTCATCCTTACTCCAAATTGTTTGAATTTATAACATTAAGAAGCCGTGCCCTGCAGTTTTACACGCgtttaatttgaagaaaagatgtaccaaaatattaaataattcaaacaaacaaataaactcttcagatttataatattagtatagaaagtagatatattctatttttttggaagagtcctaaatagtaaacaaatatggcgtacttccgaccacagataatagagtaatattgtaagtatagtaaagtgacacaaagagcaaatgaatgaacaatattaataagccatagacaaaagtaaaattcatttaatgttcaaatatttaacgctaacatattgctaaaattgtttcaaaacataataatatattgaatattttttctaagaattagtagaggtacagaattacgaaaaaaaaaaaaaaatatattaatcgagcatcgaacATAAAAGGCCACAatttagtgaagactgtttgaaaactcttTACCAATAGTAATTTTCagagtgaaattgatattcagaaacattcataatataaaataaaacccttacaataaacactttactataaaagattgacatttataatattttgtcagcATTTTTTACGctcaacataataaaaaaaaaaaacaatatctaaaacataataacaaatcgctttacggtaacattgttttataacttactatcaaattatgattcgtgaaaatttaaaatataagtaaaaaacacggcccattttatcgctcatgccgtTCATtctcttatactcattcacctctaaaaatattatgaccacatccctatttgcgtcacaaaaaaaggtattataatgtcattttcgaaaatatttattatctgtacgCTCGAAatccgtattttaataatttttatgtgtttaaaatcataaattgatatttgtttttagtgaaataaatagtaaatggagtttcaCAAGTGTCCGTTagctaatatgttgtgaaagtgagtgataaatgcggaaaaaacgtgaaatacgattgacaggggtttgtttaccaaataggactcttccaaaaaaacggaatataggTAGGATAGGTTGTAACTCACCCTGTGCGGGTTGTGTATGCACATGTGCATACGGAGTGAGCGGTCGTGGAACTTGATGTGGTAGCTGCTGTTGTGGTAATGGAGCCTGGTGTTGTTGCTGCGGCTGTTGTTGCTGTTGCTGCGACTGTTGTTGCTGTTGCTGGTGGTGGGGCGAGGGGCGAGGCACTTCATAGTAGAGCTGGGGCGGTGCACTGTTGCCTACGCCCCGGACACCCACACTAGCGACTCCAACAACCTACCATGTTAATTGTATATCTAGTTTAGTAAGTGAGGTATgaaaggagtatgaaatttcacatacttaaaatttatataaagaaggagtgcagaatgctaatatttttttaaaattatacattaaattaataaaaaaatgttttgttgaaTTATTtcatgtcaattttttttttcgtagtcGTGTTAAAGTTAGTTACCTTGGCGGGCTGGTAGTTTCTCTGCAACAGCGGCAacgggcgcggcgcggcggcgcgggccGAGCTCGAGATCACGCCGCTCGCTGGGAACGAGAACAACGTTTATAACATCCAGCATCTGGACTAGTTGACagtgtttatatataataattatatctagaCCGGGGCTAagcctttgaaaatggtaaaaagtgaaaaaaaattatagtaagatgaaacccattggaaaGGGAAGAGAATACAACTTACTTAATAcaatctcaagaactactggttcgaattaaaTAAGgaagagtgtgctttagaccacacgagtgaagtaaaactactttagctccatctaacttatatctctctctcaacttccgttcgccgcGCTCGATCAAagttttcgtaacgttctcgtcacatattcaacagcttactccccaagtcaagagaGAAgtttgcgtaaagaagttttacttcaagaaATCTTTtgatcatttttgaatatcatatcaaaaattgaccgctccagcggggttcgaacccgcgtctccgactgaccgtgtcggcgctctagccaattaagctatggaacgatgtacccgctagagcgaaacttttgatatgatgatttttatcaGTTTAAGCGAACCAATCAATCAACATTTAAATTCGGTtaagcggtcaatttttgatatgatattcaaaaatgtttagaattcctaatgtgtgggtaacaaaaaaataaaaaatcgtacaaatcttttaatgttggatagcccattcaccgaggaaggctatttatttatttatttatttaagcatactaacaatatacatatttttacattgttataataagtacattaggtatacagtaaggtccttaatacatatatcaatagctagcatgcataacattcaatttttttttttcagcttgtataacataaaataaaactattaattactttaaaaaaagattacaagtagaatataaaaaaaggtttacaaaagagaatattaaaaaaaaaaaaaaaaaaaaactataggctattttttagtGAAATGACCGCGGGGCAAAGCTAGTAATAAACAAAACGACTTACAGGTGAGACCGCCGGTAGAGGGCgggggcgcggcgggcgcggggggcgcgggcgcgggcgcgggcgagCGCGCGCGGCAGCCGTACACCagcgcgcgcccgcgcccgccgcgcgagCCGCCCGACCACGCGCCTCCTTTAATCACACCTTCGTGGCGTCACCGCGCGCCCCGCAACGACCGGGCGGTCGGGGGGCGACGGTGCGGGGCCATCCGCAAATTATGTCACGTGTTAAGTGAGGTCGACGAGTGTGACGTTGACGTTGTGTGACGACGGGTGGGGAGTCCAAAATTTTATGacgttacattatatatatttataagtattaaaacatGATTTTGATACATATTTATTGACGATTGACTGAAGATAttagtttaaattgtttttttattttttgtataaattttcataactGCATTTGTTTGATGTTGATTGAAATGCGACCATTTATGAGGACAGGGGAGGGTCAAAAAATCGTAAAGTTCGtgtcacgtaatttatggatggcccctaAAGTGGACCGTCTTGCAACGGGATTCAGTGTCTGCTTAAATATAGATAATGGCGCTAGTGTAAAAGTAAGAAAAGTTGCcagattatttttgaaattatatttcttttggcgcgttagtgAAAATTAtgatagtaaatttttacgatgcgcgaaAAACGTTACAATAAACCAAgccaccctgaagttagctagtcaacgaagaagaagtgagcaacgtgaagttagctagccaatgaagtataacttcttatgtGCGTACAttagtacacacacacacttttatttattactttttatatgcAAAATTGCCATTAATATACATTAGAGCTGCgagcttattatttttattacattttatattgaaaagtgATAATATAAATCATTGCCACTAGCAAtggtttattatgttttttcactacatataataatatttgaagataaaaaaacacacaagccatttttgattttataagaaaatggtCATTGAATATGAACTCACCGTgcttaaaaattgattttttagtATTGGATACAATCCCTCAAAAGTGGGAGCCCTCAATGTCTACATACAATAATGCCAGTCTATTGTAATACATGATGAAAGAAACAGAGCACCTTATATCTTATAATCCATGTCGTCAACCATTACACACAAATTACAATTACACATGTTACAATATGAAAGCTAAGTTTTGTAACCAAATTTTTAAGCATCAACTTAATGACAATAATGTAACATAGAAACTAAAGCCTTACCTATATTTATTCATCAATATGCAAGAACGTCttatttaattgtgtttgctcgcaagcgaaaaaaccgacttcaattatatagacaagtaatacaacgtaagtagacaaaaaaaattaacaaaaattcaCTAATTGtctctacgattttcgagggttcccctcgatttctctagaattccatattcagatcttggtttccttatcatggtatcaatcttgggatatctccttccttatataatatatacggtacaatacggtcgaattgagtaacctcctccttttttgaagtcggttaaaaataagtatcaGGTATAAAATACAGACATTATGAAGGACGGGTTCTGAATGATCCATTCtgaatgtttatataaaatgtaattaaaatattataaagtacttTGTATGTTAAAAGAAAAACAGAAATGTGGAAATTAACTAAATATTGGAAActgtttacttatatatttatggcagtatatttttaaagttctgTTATTAGcggttatgaaaatatttaacaaataaacaatacagaaaataaatttttagtaaattaaaagaggaagatcataaaaaaaaagaagtttcaGAACGAAATCAAtacaatcaatataattatataaaaaaaaatacaaatatgtctCTATTtgtagctaaataatattttaattaccataaaaaatttcaagattttagaaaatatctttTGTCATATACCTTGGCTAGCAGCAGGCTGAGGGTTTGTAACAGGTCTCACAGCTAGCGAGGCACCAGCAGCCAGACCCCGTGGTACATGACTTGTCACACCTTTGTTGACCAGCACTCCCGCTGAATTGTTCACATTTATGTTTGACAAGACtgcacataaaataatatgtgtaaGTTTTAACAGAACAATACCTtataaaaatgcaaattaatttttaaaggaaattaatttaaaatttatatataatatatattcctCAATGAGATTATAGTTATGTCAACAAtaacaaattgtacaaaacCAActgttaaagattttttattttctactcaCCAGGTCTGGTATTGTGTTGTGGGATAGGGGGCAATACCCTAACACTAGGTGGTAAGGTCCGCACTGATGAACTGACAACTAAATTACCAGCTCCACTGACGTAACTGCCAACATTTAAGAGCTGTGTACCATTTCCAGTAGAGACACTATTAGATACTGTATTGTTAGCATTTGATGCTTGAGCTGATAATTGGGTGCCTTGGCTTATTATTTGAGTGCCAGGACTTAGTATTTGCCCACTGGGTATTAATTGAGACTGTGATATAATTTGTGAATTTTGTCCCACCAGTTGTGAACCCTGACTGACAATTTGTGTTCCCTGCAAAATTGGAGAGCCGCTTACAATCATTTGTGGCTAGaagtaaatgtaaaattttagcAACAcagtagtataataataatttttaaatatttacatatatgtaataaaatagttaaacggttattatgtacaatataggtagatttttttatcggaggttaaatttttgttatttctgactttaccttaattctggtgctgcggtaagtgtactcatgctccgtactgcgactatcacgcgttattttcgaacaaatttacgtaaaaacgatctatTTGTACATAATAGCCAATTACTGTCCAAATGTTACTATAGTATTGCTTTGTAAAATGaacattacaaataataattaatgtttgtttgttgtgaCAGTACTATAGCACTCATAAGTAAAATGCTGAACTTTTTTTGGCTAAACCAATTATATAGCATGGGCCATTAATCTGTtaggaatttaatttatttatatcttatacCATTCAATAATCTAAAAACTTTACCTGAGAAGCAACGCCAGGCGAGATAATTTGGGCGGCAGTACGCATCAAGCCCATGGATCCGGTACTGCTTGTTGTTTTAGGTTGTCCAGATATCAAATGAGCCATCTTTACTTCAGAATTGGGCATGTTCTTgacaatagttattttttgaGGAGCTAAATCAATTGGATACATTTTTCCAGTTGTGACCGATCTATCATTCTCTAAATTGTGACTCATTTTGCTGTTAGAACGAGcgattcttattaaaataacattttacttcagagaaatactttaaatttcaatCACTCTCTTACAGCCTTAAGTTTTCTCAgcataaatttacaatattcgTAAAAATTCGAACTTTCTTGACAGGCACAATTCAGAAATCACAAAATAAAGCCTTTCAGTTTTTGTAAAGATTATAAATAGAATACTAAATGTCTATGAACTAGCATATAACCAGAGACAATGTATCATAGATTGTGGTCTTAATCTGCCTCTAAAATACTCGTATGATAtagtattatttgtaataaatatttgcattcaaactggaaagaaaaaaataatattcagagagtagtgttttaaaaataaatcattagttAAAGTTTAGGATCCAACCTCAGCACTCAGTCTACCGCACACGGCGCTGACCTCGCATCTCCTGCGTAATATGATTCGGTAAGCGCGCGCTACTTGAGACGTAGTTTTTTTGCTCATAACTCACAAGTTTCTTCACTTAGAACAAAaacacttatattatttttaagagtaTGAACTAATCTTTAATTTACTGCATAAAAAGTGTTGTACATGTGCGTATATCAattatcaaatcaaatcaaatcaggCTTGTTTCAGAGGGAGGGAAAAAAAGTGATCTTGGTGCAAAAATATGTcgaaaaaattatagtattatGATAAATTCCCTAGTAGTATCTATCTAGCTTTAAcgccaaaagaaatatattgtGACACAGcagtttcttttttaaccgacttcaaaaaggaggaggttactcaattcaaccgtatatatattttaatgtatgttcggcgataacttcgtcgtttatgaatcgattttgataactcttttttttgttgaaaagaagatatctcaagggtggcactatgataaggaaacaggGGGAAAATgaaagaaatcgaggggaagCCTCGAAAATCATActgacgactagtgcatttgttaatttttttcgttaacttactttgtattacttatctGTGTAATTTAagtcttttttcgtttgcgagcaaacacaattatcatactTGAAAATAGGTGGTTAAGAATGCGAGCGTTCGAATCACGACATTTCAATTACACCTTGTAAAGCAATCATCGAAGGTACGGGCTTTGTACTTCACAGTACATTTAGAAAAACCAATCAAAATTAGTATTGAAGATAAACAacgcatatataatatataaaactaaaaataatatttttgggcAATAATATCCAAAAAGGGCGAGAAAGtaggatatttttttgaaagcaAACTGTACAAATTTTTCCTATCTTCCACAAATAGTGTTAGTTATTTTGGCAGGATCgaggaataataataaagcttttcaccttttaaacactttttcttttatttcttatattcttCAGTTACAATACCACTTACAAatcttactttttttattttattactaaaaaccATCCTAAATTCATAGAGTATATATAAAAACCTTTTGAAAGTGGAACATTGTCCTTTCCTCAACAAATAGCATTATTGATATACCTAAAATATACCTTGCATcggtctataatatatatacaatattcttat
This genomic stretch from Melitaea cinxia chromosome 10, ilMelCinx1.1, whole genome shotgun sequence harbors:
- the LOC123657159 gene encoding LOW QUALITY PROTEIN: mucin-5AC (The sequence of the model RefSeq protein was modified relative to this genomic sequence to represent the inferred CDS: deleted 2 bases in 1 codon), with amino-acid sequence MSHNLENDRSVTTGKMYPIDLAPQKITIVKNMPNSEVKMAHLISGQPKTTSSTGSMGLMRTAAQIISPGVASQPQMIVSGSPILQGTQIVSQGSQLVGQNSQIISQSQLIPSGQILSPGTQIISQGTQLSAQASNANNTVSNSVSTGNGTQLLNVGSYVSGAGNLVVSSSVRTLPPSVRVLPPIPQHNTRPVLSNINVNNSAGVLVNKGVTSHVPRGLAAGASLAVRPVTNPQPAASQGGAWSGGSRGGRGRALVYGCRARSPAPAPAPPAPAAPPPSTGGLTSSGVISSSARAAAPRPLPLLQRNYQPAKVVGVASVGVRGVGNSAPPQLYYEVPRPAPPPATATTVAATATTAAATTPGSITTTAATTSSSTTAHSVCTCAYTTRTGSPTKNLSHSGSNNVTTIVSSANIANVSNIGNAGVSLGAVYPEGSGWEDVPTGGGSGSTTVSVPSSPPPDLDPDPAPEHDLSPRKKPRKQVLSNEVRQCDFPTENTPPSPPPAISVTPLPKRPSLSSSFVCGWRGTERHFARPGDVRRREARARDIVAIASQRHVLTSAEGWKVHHLTAQMDDLVSLEADVGEQLMGVLRALESASPRANSHLQSLQHTLLELIKGNIQRSKIVCEGIQESREDILRVFKHRNFVSDILTRQADKRCFRKHRSQS